In a single window of the Desulfuribacillus alkaliarsenatis genome:
- a CDS encoding DUF6608 family protein, with product MLIKNKFSVICIIFTVLTITSSAWNLLNGVTEAGHFHILLRFTIAALAIGSLYIFEWFKKLPFYATHIIHYIATMSAVFLLVWISGFIVELHPDAYRDIFFNYTGIYIIITIVEVVYFQIKRRKEK from the coding sequence GTGTTAATAAAAAATAAGTTTTCGGTTATCTGTATAATATTCACGGTGTTAACAATAACATCTAGTGCTTGGAATCTTTTGAATGGAGTTACAGAGGCAGGGCATTTTCATATATTGTTACGATTTACTATTGCTGCACTAGCCATTGGTTCGTTATACATATTTGAGTGGTTCAAGAAACTACCATTTTACGCAACTCATATTATTCACTATATAGCAACAATGAGTGCTGTGTTTTTATTGGTTTGGATAAGCGGCTTTATTGTGGAGCTTCACCCTGATGCTTATCGTGACATATTTTTTAATTACACAGGGATATATATCATTATAACGATAGTGGAAGTGGTATATTTTCAAATTAAAAGAAGAAAAGAAAAGTAA
- a CDS encoding DUF6544 family protein produces MLKVFEEERQEEIARLKDNTTESFFTKETIADLPDPIKKYMHATGYINKPIMYNADVVWKESYIKLQPDKDWSQLETRQFNSINPIVRIAYMKFLTMPVTGRDIYRDGIGEMKGKLFNFIPIINGKGKEVSQSSLITVFCEFLFIPSYILGDYVTWETVDKNTVKARLINNGFDVTGLFHFDDEGLFTRFETNDRYYGYGKKSKKVKFSAIVDSYQVVDDIKIPLDVRIVWHSEEGDYEYYKGTIEKIVFNVNQ; encoded by the coding sequence ATGCTTAAAGTATTTGAAGAAGAACGGCAAGAAGAGATTGCACGATTAAAAGATAATACTACAGAAAGTTTTTTTACAAAGGAAACAATTGCCGACTTACCAGATCCAATAAAAAAATATATGCACGCTACAGGATATATTAATAAGCCAATTATGTATAACGCTGATGTAGTCTGGAAAGAAAGCTATATCAAATTACAGCCAGACAAGGACTGGAGTCAATTAGAGACGAGACAGTTTAACTCAATAAACCCAATTGTCAGGATTGCGTATATGAAGTTTTTAACAATGCCTGTTACAGGCAGGGATATCTATCGAGACGGAATAGGAGAGATGAAAGGAAAACTCTTTAATTTTATCCCTATTATCAATGGTAAGGGAAAAGAGGTGTCTCAGTCTTCGTTAATAACCGTATTTTGCGAATTTTTATTTATTCCATCATATATTTTGGGGGACTATGTGACTTGGGAAACAGTTGACAAAAACACAGTAAAAGCGCGACTAATAAACAATGGATTTGATGTTACGGGTTTGTTTCATTTCGATGACGAAGGCCTGTTTACTAGATTCGAAACAAATGATAGATATTACGGCTATGGAAAAAAATCAAAAAAAGTAAAATTCTCAGCAATAGTTGATAGTTATCAAGTGGTAGATGATATAAAAATTCCATTGGACGTAAGAATTGTATGGCACTCGGAAGAAGGTGACTACGAATACTACAAAGGTACAATTGAAAAGATAGTATTTAATGTTAACCAGTAA
- a CDS encoding DNA-deoxyinosine glycosylase: MNFLNLESGGILEYKKLTINNLEEVAALYNELMYFIQEKTKDEYWDFTELTIENTCKRLIDYIDNPEQTVFLAKDGEEVAGFIAGETINCHLPISSVKKVGYISAAFVKPEYRGKGVMKSLDMLITDFFKDCGLKYVELSFISKNQLARDSWAGIGYTTFREQARKRIGKDMEFINSFRPIIDKNSKILILGSMPGVQSLANQQYYAHPRNHFWNILFNLFDLPLSNEYTERIKLLHDKGIALWDVLESCTREGSLDSKIKHENANDFHALFKEYPNIRAVLFNGGKAYTAFKKHVGLDFNNLEFIQLPSTSPANTMNFEEKLIKWSFIKKYF; this comes from the coding sequence ATGAATTTTTTAAACCTAGAAAGTGGTGGAATATTGGAATATAAAAAGCTAACTATAAATAACTTGGAGGAAGTAGCTGCATTATATAATGAACTGATGTACTTTATACAAGAGAAAACAAAAGATGAGTACTGGGATTTTACTGAATTAACAATAGAAAACACATGTAAACGTTTAATAGACTACATAGATAACCCTGAGCAAACGGTTTTTCTTGCAAAAGATGGTGAGGAAGTAGCTGGATTTATAGCGGGAGAGACTATAAACTGTCACCTTCCAATATCAAGTGTGAAAAAGGTTGGGTATATCTCAGCTGCATTCGTTAAACCTGAATATAGGGGAAAGGGCGTTATGAAAAGTCTCGACATGTTAATTACGGACTTCTTCAAAGATTGCGGGTTAAAGTATGTAGAGTTAAGCTTTATTTCAAAAAATCAATTGGCTAGGGATAGCTGGGCAGGCATCGGATATACAACCTTTAGAGAGCAAGCAAGAAAGAGGATTGGTAAAGATATGGAGTTCATAAATTCGTTTAGACCGATAATTGATAAAAACAGTAAAATACTCATTCTAGGTTCTATGCCAGGGGTACAATCCCTCGCTAATCAACAATATTATGCACATCCACGGAATCATTTCTGGAATATTCTATTCAACCTGTTCGATTTACCACTAAGCAATGAATACACAGAGCGAATCAAACTTTTACACGATAAAGGAATTGCTTTATGGGATGTACTAGAATCATGTACACGGGAAGGAAGTCTAGACTCAAAAATAAAGCATGAAAATGCTAATGATTTTCATGCTTTATTTAAAGAGTATCCAAATATTAGAGCGGTGTTATTTAATGGTGGGAAGGCGTATACGGCATTTAAGAAGCATGTAGGATTAGATTTTAATAACCTTGAATTTATCCAACTGCCATCTACAAGTCCAGCGAATACAATGAATTTCGAAGAAAAGCTTATTAAGTGGTCTTTTATTAAGAAGTATTTTTAA